One region of Cydia pomonella isolate Wapato2018A chromosome 9, ilCydPomo1, whole genome shotgun sequence genomic DNA includes:
- the LOC133521004 gene encoding uncharacterized protein LOC133521004, translated as MLGGEPLKIAKQFKYLGHMLTEELNDDFDLERERRALAVRGNMLARSLWVSFTQRYYNTLRVQYNNSLRMLLRLPKHCSASGMFAEARADDFFAIRRKRIASMLKRVRGSSNCMLRVLAERLDCPLTKYWVDVVIGRTK; from the exons ATGCTGGGGGGCGAGCCTCTTAAAATAGCTAAACAGTTTAAGTATTTGGGCCACATGCTAACTGAGGAACTGAATGACGATTTCGATCTGGAGAGGGAAAGAAGGGCGTTGGCAGTGAGGGGCAATATGCTtgcccgcag CCTGTGGGTAAGCTTTACTCAGAGGTACTATAACACATTAAGGGTGCAGTACAACAACAGCCTCAGGATGCTGCTGAGGCTGCCAAAGCACTGCAGTGCATCAGGCATGTTTGCCGAGGCACGGGCGGATGACTTTTTCGCCATAAGGCGGAAAAGAATTGCCTCGATGCTAAAGCGAGTGCGTGGCAGCAGCAACTGTATGCTGAGGGTGTTGGCGGAGCGCCTGGACTGCCCGCTAACAAAGTACTGGGTTGATGTGGTCATTGGTAGGACCAAgtag